In the genome of Blastocatellia bacterium, the window AATGGACCAAACAGGAGAAACAACGCCAGTAACATTACACCCAGAATGATGTAGAGACGAACACGAACATTTTTGGTCATACTTTAATCTACCGCTCTAATTATTAGTTGAGTCAGACCGCGAATCCAACCCAGCCACCGCCGAGCGTGAAACCTCCAGCCGAGATTGATCCGAGCGAATCGTCAGCCGGTCGTCACGTACACTGAGGATCGTCCCATGAATCCCGCTGACCGTAACAATTTTGTCTCCGACCTTCAGGTTGTTAATCAGCTCTTGCAATTTCTTTCGCCGAATTTGCTCGGGGCGAATGATCAGCAGATAGAAAATGGCCAGGACAATTAGAAAGGGGATAAATGCTGTCAATGCGTTCATAACAACCGACCCACATCGTTATGTTGGATTGTTGGAATTCGCTTGATACCGGCCAGTGAACTCAGCGTAAAACTCCGCGAATTTTTTAAGCGCGATAGCATGCCTCATTTTACTTATTGTGTCAAGATAAAAATAGAGGTTGTGATGGGTGCAAAGGATCGCGCTAAGCATTTCATTGGACATATATAGATGCCGCAGATACGCCCGTGAATAACGCCGGCAGACAAAGCACTGGCAGCGCGCATCAATAGGATTTGGATTGCGCGCCCACGTGGCATTTTTGATATTGACCGGTCCGTCGGTGGTGAACACTTGCCCATTGCGCGCATGGCGGGTCGGCATCACGCAATCGAACATATCCACGCCGCGGGCCACGCACTCGAGTATATCCAACGGCGTGCCGACACCCATCAAGTAGCGCGGCGCTGACTCCGGCATGCTGGCTGTCGTCGCCTCGACCGTGTCGTACATCTCTTGCTTGCCTTCCCCGACACTTAATCCGCCAATGGCGTATCCATCAAATCCGATCTCCACCAGTGCCTCCAGACTGCGCTGTCGCAAATCAACAAACGTGCTGCCTTGGATAATACCGAACAGCGCCTGCCGTCGCGCAGCGTCCCGTTCATCAAAGCGCTGTCGGCAACGCCGCGCCCAGCGTGTTGTCAGCGCGACAGCTTGCTCGGCCACAGCGTACGGGCTTGGGTTGCGGACACATTCATCGAGCACCATGGCCACGTCTGAACCGAGCGCAATCTGGATATCCATCGCTGTCTCAGGCATGAGCAAGTGCCATGAGCCGTCCAAGTGCGATTGAAATTGAACGCCTTCCTCAGAGACCTTGCGCAGCGGCGCCAAGCTGTAGATTTGAAATCCGCCGCTGTCGGTCAGAATCGCGCGGTCCCACGAGATGAATTGATGCAAACCTCCCATCTGCTCAATCACTTCATGTCCAGGCCGCAAGTATAGATGGTACGCATTCGCTAAGATGATCCTGGCGTCCAATTGTTCCAGCATTTCCTGCGTTTGCGATTTGACAGTCCCACCTGTGCCGACAGGCATGAAGACAGGGGTTTCAATTGAGCCATGCGCTGTATGAAGCAATGCCAGGCGCGCACGGCTCGTGGCATCGGTGGCGATGACTTCAAACCCAAACGGGCGGCTCGAATCGCGACTCATAGGCTGGTGTTGATCGTTTGACGGGTTGGCATGGGAGGGCTATTATAGAAAGCGCTGTCAACCTTGAGAAGCGAGGACGATCATGAAACCGCTATTGTTATCGGTGGTACTATTGACCATCGCGTCAACGGTAAGCGCGCAAACAACCGGTTCATTGTTGGGCACGCTTCGTGAAAACGGAACAATGGCTCCGCTGGTCGGAGCCCACATCCGTATCATGGCAATGGCTTTTGATCACGAATTCGCCACTACGACTGATGAGCGAGGCCGCTTCGCATATCTTGGACTATGGCCGGGGCGTTATCTGGTCACCATCACCAAGAGCAACTACGCGACGATAGACGTGTTCGATGTGGTCATCGAGCGCAGTGAAACAACGCGGCTGGACTTAACGATGACGCCGGCAGACCGGGCACCTTTCAAACGCCAGATGATGCGCTATCGCCGCCCGCTCGTCTGTCTGGATGATGCGAATATCAAATATGTCTTTCGCGCAGGTTTCTGAGCATGGCGGCGCCACTGGTTCCCTGGAGCGATCTGTCTCAGCAGCGGCCGGCGCTCATCACCGAGACTGAACGGCCGCAGCCACCTTTTCCGCAGCATCGCGCATACTGGTTGCGCTCGTAATCGTCAATCCTGAATTGTCGAGCATCTGGCGAGCTTTGTCGGCATTGGTTCCTTCCAATCGAACGACCATCGGAATCTTCAATCCGATCTTTCGCGCCGCTTCGATAACCCCTTCGGCCACCACATCGCACCGCACGATGCCGCCAAAGATATTGATCAGCACTGCCTTGACATTGGCATCCGAGAGCAAAATCCTAAAGGCATTCTCCACCCGCGTCGTCGTGGCTGTGCCGCCGACATCGAGGAAGTTGGCCGGCGCGTTCCCGGTCAATTTGATGATGTCCATGGTGGCCATCGCCAGCCCTGCGCCGTTAACCATGCAGCCGATATTGCCATCCAGCTTGATGTAATTGAGGTCGTACTTCGAGGCTTCGACTTCCAACGGCGCTTCTTCATTCAGATCACGCAGCGCCGCATACTCTTGATGACGGAACAGCGCGTTGTCATCGAAATTCACCTTGGCGTCAAGCGCCAGCAGGTGACCTTCCTGTGTCAGCAAGAACGGATTGATCTCGGCCAGCGAAGCATCCAGCTTGACAAACGCATCAGCCAACGCCGTCATGAACTTGGTGGCCTGGCCAACCAGCTCGCCGGAGAAGCCCAATCCGAACGCCAATCGTCGAGCTTGAAACCCCTGCAATCCAAGCATCGGGTTGAACGGTTCTTTGAGAATCGCTTCAGGATTGGTGGCTGCGACTTCTTCGATATCCATACCGCCGGCAGCGCTGGCCATGAAGACGGGCAATTGGAGGCTGCGATCCACCACGATACCCAGGTAAAATTCCTGCTTGATGTTGAGCGCTTCTTCGATCAGCAGTGTTCGTACCTGCCGGCCTTCTGGCCCCGTCTGATGCGTCACCAACGTCATGCCCAGCATGGCGCGGGCCAGTTCGACAGCTTCCTCGGGCGAAGCAGCCAGTCTGACGCCGCCGCCTTTGCCGCGACCACCAGCATGAATCTGCGCTTTGACAACGACGCGACCACCAAGCTGCTCAGCCGCCGCACGAGCCGCTTCTGGCTCGGTGATCACGATCCCACGCGGCACAGTCACGCCGAACTGCTTCAGTAATTGCTTGGCTTGATATTCATGAATCTTCATAGTCTGAACGTTCCTAATCCGTTGCCACTTTTCGACCGGCAACGAGAGCGGCACTTTATGGCGTGCTCTAGTAAAAGTCAAGGCTCGCACCGACAGCCCGTAGACACGCTGCGCCTCTAAAAATAAAATTACGCCTTACGAGGAGTGAGGGCTATGAATATAACCAGCGCGTTACTCATCGTTGATGTCCAAAACGATTTCTGCGCAGGCGGCGCCCTGGCCGTACCAGACGCTGAGGCGATCATTCCGGTGCTGAACAACTACATCGAGCAATTCATGCAAGCGGGACAGCCCATTTATGCATCCCGTGATTGGCATCCGCCGGTGACACGCCACTTCAAAGCCTATGGAGGCATCTGGCCGCCGCACTGTATTCAAGGCACAAAGGGAGCTGAATTCCATCCTGATTTGAAATTGCCCAACGAGGCGGAGATCATTTCAAAAGGCATGGCTTATGATGCTGACTCTTACTCAGCCTTTGAGGGCGTGGATAGCCAGGGCCGCAAGCTCGCCGTTGCTCTGCGCGAACGAGGCATAGACCACCTTTACATCGGCGGGCTTGCCACAGATTACTGCGTCAAGCACACAGCGTTCGATGCGCTGAAAGCGGGCTTTCATGTGACCATCCTCGAAGACGCCGTGCGCGGCGTGAACGAAGCCGATTCGGCCTATGCCATTGAAGAGCTCCTTCGCCTTGGGGCAACTAAGGGCGTTTTCCAGGATGTCACACACGCCGCTGCCTGAAGCGTTACCACCGTGGGCGCTCTTGGGCGGGTCGAGACCCAATCGTTCCGGCGCCACACGCTCCTGGCTGAGAGATTACCACTGGAGGCGCTGCGAATGAGCGCTCACGTTCCTGTCGCAGACCACTCCGGCGCATGAGAACGAGGAACACCGCCAGAGCCAAATGAGGCCGCGCAGAGCTTGTCGCTCCATTCACGTCGCCTGGCCAGGCTTGCCGTGCAGCGAAACTGCCCCTCTATTGTGGAATCTCAATTGGCTTGCCGGGCACAATGGTTGACAACTTGCTATCTCGTAGCGCCTCGTTCAGCTTCGGCACGGTCTGCTCGATGAATTGGTTGACCTGACCGAGCTTCTGCCGAACCTCCGCTTGAAGCTCGCCGAAGAATTCGCGTTGATAGGGCGTCGGCGCGGCATTCGTGCCATCCAGATCAAAGAAGAGCGAATTGATATGCTCTAGCAGTTTCGGACCGCTACTGAAGCCGGGTATATCGCGGGGACGGGTCAGCCCACTTTGCAACGACTCGACTTGCTTCAGATGTTCCGACAAGGCTTTCTTCAACTCCTCTGATGTGTCTGGGGCGCGGTCTTTGACCGTCTTGTCAAGCTGGGTTAGTTGGTCTTTGATGCTATCGAGCGCGCGCAGCGCATCATTGGTTGCCGATTGCATCTGGCGCAGTTTGAGCGTGTAATCGAGCTGCGCTTGAAGGTCAGTGGCTGGCACCGAGAACGTTGGATCAAGGCGAACCTCAACCCGTTTGGAGAGCGATGTCTCGCCCAGCGTCAGTTTGACTGTGTACGTTCCGGGCACAACCTGTGGTCCGCGCGGGCCGCCGGTGAATTCGGTCTCTTCTTCACTGGGCGGCCGTCGCAATCGCGGGCCCTCATAGCGCAAATCCCACGCCACTCGATTCAGTCCTTTTTCTTGCGGAATGTTTTTCAGTTCGCGGATCAACCGGCCATCGGCGTCCAGAATTTGAATCTTGACGGCGTTCTTTTCGTCGGGCTTGTTTTTCAGATAGTAGGTGATGAGCGCGCCATAGGGGGGATTAGGGCCGGTGAACGGTTTGTTGCCGATCCCATAGCGCGACATGCGCGTGGCAAACCGCCAGGCCGGCTTCATGTCAAAGAGGTGAACATCGCGGCTCAGGATGTCGGCGTTCAGTTGTTGAATTGGCGTCGCATCATCAAAAATCCACAACGAGCGGCCATGCGTGGCCAGAATCAGGTCGTTCTC includes:
- a CDS encoding nicotinamidase; protein product: MNITSALLIVDVQNDFCAGGALAVPDAEAIIPVLNNYIEQFMQAGQPIYASRDWHPPVTRHFKAYGGIWPPHCIQGTKGAEFHPDLKLPNEAEIISKGMAYDADSYSAFEGVDSQGRKLAVALRERGIDHLYIGGLATDYCVKHTAFDALKAGFHVTILEDAVRGVNEADSAYAIEELLRLGATKGVFQDVTHAAA
- a CDS encoding carboxypeptidase-like regulatory domain-containing protein, encoding MKPLLLSVVLLTIASTVSAQTTGSLLGTLRENGTMAPLVGAHIRIMAMAFDHEFATTTDERGRFAYLGLWPGRYLVTITKSNYATIDVFDVVIERSETTRLDLTMTPADRAPFKRQMMRYRRPLVCLDDANIKYVFRAGF
- the sucC gene encoding ADP-forming succinate--CoA ligase subunit beta encodes the protein MKIHEYQAKQLLKQFGVTVPRGIVITEPEAARAAAEQLGGRVVVKAQIHAGGRGKGGGVRLAASPEEAVELARAMLGMTLVTHQTGPEGRQVRTLLIEEALNIKQEFYLGIVVDRSLQLPVFMASAAGGMDIEEVAATNPEAILKEPFNPMLGLQGFQARRLAFGLGFSGELVGQATKFMTALADAFVKLDASLAEINPFLLTQEGHLLALDAKVNFDDNALFRHQEYAALRDLNEEAPLEVEASKYDLNYIKLDGNIGCMVNGAGLAMATMDIIKLTGNAPANFLDVGGTATTTRVENAFRILLSDANVKAVLINIFGGIVRCDVVAEGVIEAARKIGLKIPMVVRLEGTNADKARQMLDNSGLTITSATSMRDAAEKVAAAVQSR
- the yajC gene encoding preprotein translocase subunit YajC; protein product: MNALTAFIPFLIVLAIFYLLIIRPEQIRRKKLQELINNLKVGDKIVTVSGIHGTILSVRDDRLTIRSDQSRLEVSRSAVAGLDSRSDSTNN
- the tgt gene encoding tRNA guanosine(34) transglycosylase Tgt translates to MSRDSSRPFGFEVIATDATSRARLALLHTAHGSIETPVFMPVGTGGTVKSQTQEMLEQLDARIILANAYHLYLRPGHEVIEQMGGLHQFISWDRAILTDSGGFQIYSLAPLRKVSEEGVQFQSHLDGSWHLLMPETAMDIQIALGSDVAMVLDECVRNPSPYAVAEQAVALTTRWARRCRQRFDERDAARRQALFGIIQGSTFVDLRQRSLEALVEIGFDGYAIGGLSVGEGKQEMYDTVEATTASMPESAPRYLMGVGTPLDILECVARGVDMFDCVMPTRHARNGQVFTTDGPVNIKNATWARNPNPIDARCQCFVCRRYSRAYLRHLYMSNEMLSAILCTHHNLYFYLDTISKMRHAIALKKFAEFYAEFTGRYQANSNNPT